The sequence ccatcaaaatatttaaaatacacaTACAAATAAATATCTTTTAGACGATCGATTCTAGATATGGTGTCCAAAAATATAATCGaagtatttaataataataaaaatatctgAATTAATTTACATGCAAGTCTTTTATCATATATACCAACAGAGTTACTTTCACAAGTTCATTATATATCCTCGAACGCGGAACGTACGTACAATTTACGCTGTGAAAGaaaccaaaccaaaccaaaaaaaatattctgaTGGCAAACAAACATCCTTGTCATTTGGATCGTCGATCCAAGAAGGGCTCCGGCGGAGGCGTTTCTCGGAGGCAGAAATTTGCTAGAAGAAGCAAGGGAGGACAGATTGGGATCGTGATCAAGAAAAGGGTAGAAATTGTTAATCTGAGTTCTGGAGAATCGAAAACACCCCCAAGCGTTTTGTCGAAGAACACATTAGGCTTGGATTCAGTCGGATACGGAAGCGTGGATGAATACCAACTCTTGTCCGAAATTAGCCACGGCTCGTACGGAGTGGTTTACAAAGCCATGTAGAAGAAGACCGGCCAAGTGGTGGCCATCAAGGAAGAATTCGACGGCTTCTGCGAATCCACTTCCAGAGAAATAGACATACTCAAATCAGTCACCCGCCACCCATCGTTCGTGGGATTCAAGCAAGTCGTCATGGAACAGTACGACGGCGTTTACGTGGTCATGGAGTATATGGAGAACGACCTCGGAAGGGCAATGAAAAATACAACTCCTCCTTTCGACGGGACTACTCGAGCACAAGCTGTCATCAAACAGTTGTTGGAGGGTGTC is a genomic window of Henckelia pumila isolate YLH828 unplaced genomic scaffold, ASM3356847v2 CTG_233, whole genome shotgun sequence containing:
- the LOC140870770 gene encoding cyclin-dependent kinase G-1-like; this translates as MANKHPCHLDRRSKKGSGGGVSRRQKFARRSKGGQIGIVIKKRVEIVNLSSGESKTPPSVLSKNTLGLDSKKTGQVVAIKEEFDGFCESTSREIDILKSVTRHPSFVGFKQVVMEQYDGVYVVMEYMENDLGRAMKNTTPPFDGTTRAQAVIKQLLEGVRFLHENRIMHRDLKPSNILLNHKGEAKICDFGLSRRYEKERAFGSYSPHVVTLWYRAPELLLGAKTYSLPGFSSLPRSMFKFEEEEQVQPLNLLSRKFGPILSQVGIDLLSKLLLYNPEERITAKDALNHDWFREIIID